The DNA region CTTGATGGGGGTTCGAATCAAACTGCACGAACTAGAAGACAAGGTTCTTTGGGAAACAATACAAAACCAGAGATAATCATGGAGCCACTACTCATCGCCGGTTACAGTGCCATATTCCTTACAATATTTGGATACGTGTTTCGACTCCAGCGTCGGCTTCTCTCGCTCGAAAGTCAACTTACTGATCAACACTAAGCTATATACAGCAAAAATCATTTTCCAATTTTCGCATATGATTAGATGTGTTAGATAACAGGCTGC from Haladaptatus paucihalophilus DX253 includes:
- a CDS encoding CcmD family protein — translated: MEPLLIAGYSAIFLTIFGYVFRLQRRLLSLESQLTDQH